From Marmota flaviventris isolate mMarFla1 chromosome X, mMarFla1.hap1, whole genome shotgun sequence, the proteins below share one genomic window:
- the Adgrg2 gene encoding adhesion G-protein coupled receptor G2 translates to MFFSGGQCGHVGRPEEVLLTFKIFLVIICLHVVLVTSLEENADNSSLLSPSAESSLVSFVPYSNGTPVAETTSLNDATSSVLSTLNKTEKTKITIVKTFNASGVKSQRNICNLTSICNDSVFFRGEIMFQYDEEHNITQNQDVTNGTYSGVLSLSELKRSELNKTLQTLSETYFIVCATAEAQSTLNCTFTIKLNKTMNVCAIMVALKRVHIRPMEECCCSVRTPCPSSPEELEKLQCDLQDPIVCLAEYPHGPPFSSASKPIPVAPQTTIFSQISSAFSFAESLNHPPVTQNTPSLTQKNHFSLPQPSAPIASSPAINMPTQSGTLSSPLPQTNPSHTPPPVKSSLPSPTTPAPSASSNDISISTPPVKTEIFNTSSVSDLENQVSQMEKTLSFGSLEPNLAGEMINKVSKLLHSPPALLAPLAQRLLKVVDDIGLQLNFSNKTISLTSPSLALAVIRVNASNFNTTTFAAQDPANLQVSLETQAPDNSIGIITLPSSLMSNLPANDVELASRIQFNFFETPALFQDPSLENLSLISYVISSSVANLTVKNLTRNVTVTLKHTDPSQDDLTVKCVFWDLGRNGGRGGWSSDGCSVKERKLNETICTCSHLTSFGVLLDLSRTSLPPGQMMALTFITYIGCGLSSIFLSITLVTYIAFEKIRRDYPSKILIQLCTALLLLNLIFLLDSWIALYNTKGLCISVAVFLHYFLLVSFTWMGLEAFHMYLALVKVFNTYIRKYILKFCIVGWGVPAVVVAIVLIISPHNYGLGSYGKFPNGSPDDFCWINSNAVFYITVVGYFCVIFLLNISMFIVVLVQLCRIKKKKQLGAQRKTSIQDLRSIAGLTFLLGITWGFAFFAWGPVNITFMYLFAIFNTLQGFFIFIFYCVAKENVRKQWRRYLCCGKFRLAENSDWSKTATNGLKKQTVNQGVSSSSNSLQSSSNSTNSTTLLVNNDCSVHASGNGNASTERNGVSFSVQNGDVCLHDLTGKQHMFNDKEDSCNGKSRMALRRTSKRGSLHFIEQM, encoded by the exons AAAATGCTGATAATTCCAGTTTGTTATCACCATCTG CTGAATCATCTCTTGTCAGTTTTGTCCCCTACTCCAATGGTACTCCAG TGGCTGAAACTACAAGCCTCAATG atGCTACTTCCAGTGTATTGTCTACATTAAACAAGACAG aaaaaactaaaatcacTATAGTAAAAACCTTCAATGCATCAG GAGTCAAATCCCAGAGAAATATCTGCAATTTGACATCTATTTGCAATGATTCAG tgttttttagagGTGAGATAATGTTTCAATATGATGAAGAACACAACATTACCCAG AATCAAGATGTAACTAATGGCACCTACTCTGGAGTGCTGTCTCTAAGTGAATTGAA ACGATCAGAGCTCAACAAAACCCTACAAACCTTAAGTGAG acTTATTTTATAGTGTGTGCTACAGCAGAGGCCCAAAG CACATTAAATTGTACATTCACAATAAAACTGAATAAGACAATGAATGTGTGTGCTATAATGGTTGCTTTGAAAAGAGTACATATTCGACCAATGG AAGAGTGCTGCTGTTCTGTCAGGACACCTTGCCCCTCTTCACCAGAAGAGTTAGAAAAACTGCAGTG tgatcTGCAGGATCCCATTGTCTGTCTTGCTGAATATCCACATGGCCCACCATTTTCTTCTGCCAGCAAACCCATCCCAGTTGCTCCTCAGACCACCATCTTTTCCCAGATATCCAGTGCCTTCTCTTTTGCTGAATCCCTTAATCATCCCCCTGTGACCCAGAACACTCCCTCTCTGACACAGAagaatcatttttctcttccccAGCCTTCAGCTCCCATAGCTTCCAGCCCTGCCATCAATATGCCCACCCAATCTGGaactctctcttcccctctgccCCAAACCAATCCTTCCCATACCCCACCACCTGTGAAGTCCTCACTTCCCTCTCCCACCACACCTGCTCCATCTGCATCTTCAAATGACATCAGCATCAGCACACCTCCTGTCAAAACAG AAATTTTCAACACCAGCAGTGTTTCTGATCTTGAGAACCAAGTGTCCCAGATGGAGAAGACTCTGTCCTTTGGCAGCTTGGAGCCCAACCTTGCAGGCGAAATGATAAACAAAGTCAGCAAACTCCTTCATTCTCCTCCCGCCTTGCTGGCCCCTCTGGCTCAAAG GTTGCTAAAAGTTGTAGATGACATTGGCTTACAGCTGAATTTTTCAAACAAGACCATAAGTCTAACCTCCCCTTCTTTGGCTCTGGCTGTGATCAGAGTAAATGCCAGTAATTTCAACACAACTACCTTTGCGGCCCAAGACCCTGCAAATCTGCAG GTTTCTCTGGAAACTCAAGCTCCTGACAATAGTATCGGCATTATTACTCTGCCTTCATCGTTGATGAGTAATTTGCCAGCTAATGATGTGGAGCTAGCTTCCAGGATTCAGTTCAATTTTTTTGAAACACCTGCCCTGTTTCAG GACCCTTCTCTGGAGAACCTTTCTCTGATCAGCTATGTCATATCATCAAGTGTTGCAAACCTGACTGTCAAGAACTTGACAAGAAATGTGACAGTCACACTGAAGCACACAGATCCAAGCCAG GATGACTTAACAGTGAAATGTGTATTTTGGGACTTGGGCAGAAATG GTGGCAGAGGAGGCTGGTCATCCGATGGCTGCTCGGTCAAAGAAAGGAAGCTGAATGAAACCATCTGTACCTGTAGCCACCTTACCAGCTTTGGGGTCCTATTG GACCTATCTCGGACATCCTTACCGCCTGGTCAAATGATGGCTCTGACATTTATAACATATATTGGTTGTGGGCTTTCATCAATTTTTCTGTCAATTACTCTTGTAACCTACATAGCCTTTGA AAAGATCCGGAGGGATTACCCTTCCAAAATCCTCATCCAGCTATGTACTGCTCTGCTCCTGCTGAACCTAATATTTCTCTTGGACTCATGGATTGCTCTTTATAACACAAAAGGCCTCTGCATCTCAGTAGCTGTATTCCTTCATTATTTCCTCTTGGTCTCATTCACATGGATGGGCCTAGAAGCATTCCATATGTACCTGGCTCTTGTCAAAGTGTTCAATACTTATATCCGAAAATACATCCTTAAATTCTGCATTGTTGGCTGGG GGGTACCAGCTGTGGTTGTAGCTATTGTCCTGATTATATCCCCACATAATTATGGGCTTGGATCCTATGGAAAATTCCCTAATGGCTCACCAGATGACTT TTGCTGGATCAACAGCAATGCAGTATTCTATATTACAGTTGTGGGATATTTCTGTGTGATATTTTTGCTGAACATCAGCATGTTCATTGTCGTCCTGGTTCAGCTCTGtcgaattaaaaagaagaagcaaCTGGGAGCCCAGCGAAAAACCAGTATTCAAGACCTCAGGAGTATTGCTGGCCTCACATTTTTACTGGGAATTACTTGGGGCTTTGCCTTCTTTGCCTGGGGACCAGTTAACATCACCTTCATGTATCTCTTTGCCATCTTTAACACCTTACAGG GATTTTTCATATTCATCTTTTACTGTGTAGCAAAAGAGAATGTCAGGAAGCAATGGAGGCGCTATCTTTGTTGTGGAAAGTTCCGGCTGGCTGAAAATTCTG ACTGGAGTAAAACTGCTACTAATGGTTTAAAGAAGCAGACTGTAAACCAAGGAGTATCCAGCTCTTCAAATTCCTTACAGTCAAGCAGTAACTCCACTAACTCCACCACACTGCTAGTGAATAACGATTGCTCAGTACACGCAAGCGGGAATG GTAATGCTTCTACAGAGAGGAATGGGGTTTCTTTCAGTGTTCAGAATGGAGATGTGTGCCTTCATGATCTTACTGGAAAACAGCACATGTTTAATGACAAAGAAGATTCCTGCAATGGTAAAAGCCGTATGGCTCTCAGAAGGACTTCAAAGAGGGGAAGCTTACACTTTATTGAACAAATGTGA